In a single window of the Rhopalosiphum padi isolate XX-2018 chromosome 1, ASM2088224v1, whole genome shotgun sequence genome:
- the LOC132926363 gene encoding uncharacterized protein LOC132926363: MMMENEHSLINLQFMKTTGSYQLLIPSHNLKNFNIDIYKIAFFLQILFLTAAAIVGCLSIYYCRNDLNHIFHYFVVVFAITVAIFKYYFIIKNSKTIWDCMHMMSINFLSYNNHTKEIFKIARTRSSSLILISLSLWSSIVLYWSLSAILSHNSYLKIKYENGIYKYRSNAAGLVFPVTDTFYNKYFLVFYTFEVVCLIFWGQMMWVFDILIISICISIKYQLKTIADSYSLLGLKDNLTHNNKSTKNIEAILDLEILIQDQQNIFVKMKNMYQILTPVVFIQLAAESFQIILHACMILKLYFDGSMTPTVFLKLLFPELTYICHLFLTCYLFSIVNKQKESMNFALYSCNWTDMNIKFKKLLLFTMRVNNAENLKMKISINRIVNMEMFADVMHITYSIVSVMIKCYTK, from the exons ATGATGATGGAGAATGAgcattcattaattaatttgcaGTTCATGAAAACTACTGGATCTTATCAACTACTAATACCATCACAcaacttaaaaaattttaatatcgaTATTTATAAGATTGCATTCttcttacaaatattattcCTTACTGCTGCTGCTATAGTGGGCTGTCttagcatatattattgtagaaatgatttaaatcacatttttcattattttgtagtCGTTTTTGCTATAACGGTCGCAATTTTTaagtactattttataataaaaaattcaaaaaccattTGGGATTGTATGCATATGATGTCCATCaattttttatcgtataataaccatacaaaagaaatatttaaaattgctcGAACTAGATCCTCAAGTTTGATATTGATTTCCCTTAGCTTGTGGTCttccattgtattatattggagTTTATCTGCAATTTTGTCCCATAacagctatttaaaaataaaatatgaaaatggcATTTATAAATATCGCTCTAACGCTGCTGGTTTGGTATTTCCGGTTActgatacattttacaataaatattttcttgtattttatacttttgaagtagtttgtttgatattttgGGGTCAAATGATGTGGGTTTTCGATATTCTAATTATTTCgatatgtattagtattaaataccaattaaagaCTATTGCTGACTCGTATAGTTTACTAGGGCTCAAAGATAATTTGACAC ataataataaaagtaccaAGAACATCGAAGCTATATTAGATTTAGAAATACTGATTCAagatcaacaaaatatttttgt aaaaatgaaaaatatgtaccAAATACTTACACCAGTTGTATTTATTCAACTAGCGGCTGAgtcttttcaaattattttacatgctTGTATGATTTTAAAG CTTTATTTTGATGGCTCAATGACACCAAcagtttttctaaaattattatttccagaATTAACGTATATTTGCCATTTATTCCTCACTTGCTACTTGTTTAGCATTGTTAATAAACAA aaGGAGTCCATGAATTTTGCCCTTTATAGTTGTAATTGGACggatatgaatattaaattcaaaaagttACTGTTGTTTACAATGCGGGTGAATAATGCTGAGAATTTGAAGATGAAAATATCAATCAACAGAATAGTTAATATGGAAATGTTTGCGGAT GTGATGCACATAACTTATAGTATAGTATCTGTGATGATTAAATGTTAtactaaatga
- the LOC132917852 gene encoding uncharacterized protein LOC132917852 translates to MTMENEHSLINLQFMKITGSYQLLIPSQDIKLFNINIYKIAFILQILLLTAAAIMGCFSIYSCRNDVNQIIHYIIVIFAIYFASFKYYFIIKNSKTIWDCMHMMSINFLSYNNHTKEIFKIARTRSSSLILISLSLWSSIVLYWSLSAILIHNSYLKIKYENGVYKYRSNALGLVFPVTDTFYNKYYLVFYTFEVVCLIFWGQMMWVFDILIISICISIEYQLKTIADSYSLLGLKDNLTRNNKSTKNIEAILDLEILIQDQQNIFVKMKNMYQILTPVVFIQLAAESIQIILHACMILKLYFDGSMAPTIFLKLLFPEITYLFHLYLTCYLFSIVNYQKESMNFALYSSNWTDMNIKFKKLLLFTMRVNNAENLKMKISINRIVNMEMFSDVRTIIVIKYIL, encoded by the exons ATGACGATGGAGAATGAgcattcattaattaatttgcaGTTCATGAAAATTACTGGATCTTATCAACTACTAATACCATCGCAAGatataaaattgttcaatatcaatatttataaaattgcattcatcttacaaatattattacttactgcTGCTGCTATAATGGGATGTTTTAGCATTTACTCCTGTAGGAATGatgtaaatcaaattattcattatattatagttatttttgctATTTACTTCGCAAGTTTTAAAtactactttataataaaaaattcaaaaaccattTGGGATTGTATGCATATGATGTCCatcaattttttatcatataataaccatacaaaagaaatatttaaaattgctcGAACTAGATCCTCAAGTTTGATATTGATTTCCCTTAGCTTGTGGTCttccattgtattatattggagTTTGTCTGCAATTTTGATCCAtaacagttatttaaaaataaaatatgagaaTGGCGTTTATAAATACCGCTCTAACGCTCTTGGTTTGGTATTTCCAGTTActgatacattttacaataaatattatcttgtattttatacttttgaagtagtttgtttgatattttgGGGTCAAATGATGTGGGTTTTCGATAttctaattatttcaatatgtataagtattgaaTACCAATTGAAGACTATTGCTGACTCGTATAGTTTACTAGGGCTCAAAGATAATTTGACAC gtaataataaaagtacCAAGAACATCGAAGCTATATTAGATTTAGAAATATTGATTCAagatcaacaaaatatttttgt aaaaatgaaaaatatgtaccAAATACTTACACCAGTTGTATTTATTCAACTAGCGGCTGAgtctattcaaattattttacatgctTGTATGATTTTAaag ctTTATTTCGATGGCTCAATGGCACcaacaatttttctaaaattgttatttccaGAAATAACGTATTTATTCCATTTATACCTCACTTGCTACTTATTTAGCATTGTTAATTATcaa aagGAGTCCATGAATTTTGCCTTGTATAGTAGTAATTGGACggatatgaatattaaattcaaaaagttACTGTTGTTTACAATGCGGGTGAATAATGCTGAAAATTTGAAGATGAAAATATCAATCAACAGAATAGTTAATATGGAAATGTTTTCGGATGTAAGAACaataatagtgataaaatatattctatag